In Pseudomonadota bacterium, a single window of DNA contains:
- the groES gene encoding co-chaperone GroES, with product MKLRPLHDRVMVERLEEETKTAGGIIIPDTAKEKPMQGRIVAAGGGNRDEQGRVHALDVKAGDIVLFGKWSGTEVKIDGKEYLIMKESDIMGIIEGGKGK from the coding sequence ATGAAACTTCGTCCCCTGCACGACCGCGTTATGGTTGAACGCCTTGAGGAAGAAACAAAAACTGCCGGCGGGATCATCATCCCCGATACGGCCAAGGAAAAGCCCATGCAGGGTCGCATCGTGGCGGCCGGCGGTGGAAACCGCGACGAACAGGGCAGGGTGCACGCCCTGGATGTCAAGGCGGGCGATATCGTGCTGTTCGGAAAATGGTCAGGAACCGAAGTCAAGATTGATGGCAAGGAATACCTGATCATGAAGGAATCCGACATCATGGGCATCATTGAAGGCGGCAAGGGCAAGTAA